The proteins below are encoded in one region of Sminthopsis crassicaudata isolate SCR6 chromosome 1, ASM4859323v1, whole genome shotgun sequence:
- the TBX3 gene encoding T-box transcription factor TBX3 produces MREPVIPGTSMAYHPFLPHRAPDFGMSAVLGHQPPFFPALTLPPNGAAALSLPGALAKPIMDQLVGAAETGIPFSSLGHQAAAHLRPLKTLEPEEEVEDDPKVHLEAKELWEQFHKRGTEMVITKSGRRMFPPFKVRCTGLDKKAKYILLMDIVAADDCRYKFHNSRWMVAGKADPEMPKRMYIHPDSPATGEQWMSKVVTFHKLKLTNNISDKHGFTILNSMHKYQPRFHIVRANDILKLPYSTFRTYVFPETEFIAVTAYQNDKITQLKIDNNPFAKGFRDTGNGRREKRKQLTLQSMRVFEERHKKEAGTSDESSSEQTAFKCFAQSSSPAAVSTVGTSNLKDLCPSEGESDAESKEEPPEASDMGKISTTTSEEPSKDKGNSPSKGHLFSSERDRDRDRDRDRDRDRDRAREGIRLEKTSPDSRHSPAAISSSTRSSGCEDRKSPGREGVPKVPEEGRPVLPGKETFTPLTVQTDSSSHLSPAHLPNLAFPPGLASQQFFSPLGNGHPLLLHPSQFAMGSAFSSMAAGMGPLLATVSGASTGVTGLDTTAMATAAAQGLSGASAAALPFHLQQHVLASQGLAMSPFGSLFPYPYTYMAAAAAASTAAAASSTVHRHPFLNAVRPRLRYSPYSIPMPLPDSSGLLAPGLPSMAAAAAAAAAATSGGVLESKAANLASSPASVALDSASELNSRSSTISSGSVSLSPKLCPEKEPSTSELQSIQRLVSGLESKQDRCRSGSP; encoded by the exons ATGAGAGAGCCGGTCATCCCTGGGACAAGCATGGCTTACCACCCTTTCTTACCTCACCGGGCTCCGGACTTCGGCATGAGCGCCGTGCTGGGACACCAGCCTCCCTTCTTCCCGGCTCTCACCCTGCCTCCCAACGGGGCTGCGGCGCTCTCGCTGCCGGGGGCTCTGGCCAAGCCCATTATGGATCAATTAGTCGGGGCCGCAGAGACCGGcatccccttctcctccctgGGTCACCAGGCGGCTGCTCATCTGAGGCCTCTGAAAACTCTAGAACCCGAGGAGGAGGTCGAAGACGACCCCAAAGTCCACCTAGAAGCGAAGGAGCTTTGGGAACAGTTCCATAAAAGAGGGACTGAGATGGTGATCACCAAATCCGGAAG GAGAATGTTCCCTCCGTTTAAAGTGAGATGCACTGGGTTGGATAAAAAGGCCAAATATATTTTGTTGATGGACATTGTAGCTGCGGACGATTGTAGATATAAATTCCACAATTCCCGGTGGATGGTTGCGGGCAAGGCTGACCCTGAAATGCCCAAACGAATGTATATTCATCCCGACAGTCCTGCGACAGGCGAACAGTGGATGTCCAAAGTGGTCACTTTTCACAAACTGAAACTGACCAACAACATTTCTGACAAACACGGATTT ACCATTTTAAACTCCATGCACAAATACCAGCCTAGGTTCCACATTGTTAGGGCCAATGATATCCTGAAACTTCCCTACAGTACATTTCGGACTTATGTGTTCCCTGAGACAGAATTCATCGCCGTGACCGCATACCAGAATGATAAG ATAACCCAGTTAAAGATTGACAACAATCCCTTTGCCAAAGGGTTCCGAGATACCGGGAATGGCAGACGAGAGAAGAG AAAGCAGCTGACTTTGCAATCCATGAGAGTGTTTGAGGAGagacataaaaaggaagcaggaacCTCGGATGAATCCTCCAGTGAGCAGACAGCTTTCAAATGTTTTGCCCAATCCTCTTCTCCAGCCGCTGTGTCCACAGTTGGAACCTCTAATCTCAAAG ATCTGTGCCCCAGCGAGGGGGAGAGCGATGCAGAAAGCAAGGAAGAGCCCCCCGAGGCCAGTGACATGGGGAAAATATCCACCACCACATCGGAGGAGCCTTCTAAAGACAAGGGCAACTCACCCTCCAAAGGCCACCTCTTCTCATCCGAGAGAGATCGAGATAGAGATCGGGACCGGGATCGAGATCGGGACCGAGACCGGGCCAGGGAAGGGATTCGGCTGGAAAAGACCTCCCCTGATTCGCGTCATAGTCCAGCTGCCATCTCCTCTAGCACCCGAAGTTCAGGCTGTGAGGATCGAAAGAGCCCTGGCCGGGAAGGGGTCCCGAAGGTCCCCGAAGAGGGGCGCCCGGTGCTCCCGGGGAAGGAGACCTTCACCCCTCTCACAGTGCAGACGGACAGTTCATCGCACCTGAGCCCAGCCCACCTCCCGAACCTGGCATTCCCCCCTGGTCTGGCTAGCCAACAGTTCTTCAGCCCCCTGGGCAACGGCCATCCCCTCCTCCTGCATCCCAGCCAGTTTGCTATGGGAAGTGCTTTCTCCAGCATGGCCGCTGGTATGGGTCCCCTGCTGGCCACCGTGTCTGGAGCTTCCACAGGAGTCACCGGCTTGGACACCACGGCCATGGCAACCGCGGCGGCCCAGGGACTATCGGGGGCCTCTGCAGCAGCCTTGCCCTTCCACCTCCAGCAGCACGTCCTAGCCTCTCAg GGACTGGCCATGTCGCCCTTCGGAAGCCTCTTCCCCTACCCTTACACGTACATGGCAGCAGCGGCGGCTGCCTCCACCGCGGCGGCTGCTTCCAGCACGGTCCACCGGCATCCTTTCCTGAACGCAGTGAGACCCAGACTTCGCTACAGCCCGTACTCCATCCCCATGCCCCTCCCCGACAGCAGCGGCCTGCTCGCCCCGGGTCTCCCTTCCATGGCTGCGGCAGCCGCAGCGGCGGCGGCCGCCACGTCGGGCGGCGTGTTGGAGAGCAAAGCAGCCAACCTAGCCTCCAGCCCGGCCTCCGTGGCTTTGGACTCGGCCTCTGAACTCAATAGCCGATCTTCTACCATATCCTCCGGTTCCGTGTCTCTGTCCCCAAAACTCTGCCCTGAGAAGGAACCCTCCACCAGCGAACTGCAGAGCATCCAGCGTCTAGTGAGCGGCCTGGAGTCGAAGCAGGACAGATGCCGCAGTGGATCCCCTTAA